The Mobula hypostoma chromosome 22, sMobHyp1.1, whole genome shotgun sequence genome includes a region encoding these proteins:
- the tob1a gene encoding protein Tob1a — protein MQLEIQVALNFIISYLYNKLPRRRVNIFGEELERLLKKKYEGHWYPDKPYRGSGYRCVHIGEAIDPVIEQAAKESGLEMKDVCENLPQDLSVWIDPFEVSYQIGEKGPVKVLYVDDNNDLDKEIKNSFNPEAQVFMPISDPAGGSPVSSSPSPPFGQSAAVSPTFISRSAQPLTFTTATFAATKFGSTKMKSSGRNNKVARASPTSLGLNVNNLLKQKGLSTSMHSLYGLGVGVGSQQQQQKTSALSPNAKEFIFPGIQGQGGSGAIFPGESSVNISPLQYGNAFDMFAYGGLSEKSFMEGLSFSLGNMQYSNQQFQPVMAN, from the coding sequence ATGCAGCTAGAAATCCAAGTAGCGCTCAACTTTATTATCTCATACTTGTACAACAAACTCCCGCGGAGACGAGTCAACATTTTTGGTGAGGAGCTGGAACGGCTGTTGAAGAAGAAATATGAAGGCCACTGGTACCCAGACAAGCCATACAGAGGGTCTGGATATAGGTGCGTACACATAGGGGAGGCCATTGACCCTGTGATTGAGCAAGCTGCCAAAGAAAGTGGACTCGAGATGAAGGATGTTTGTGAGAACCTGCCTCAGGATTTGAGTGTGTGGATAGATCCTTTTGAAGTGTCCTATCAGATTGGAGagaaggggcctgtcaaggtgcTGTATGTGGACGATAAtaatgacctggataaagaaaTCAAAAACAGCTTCAACCCTGAGGCCCAGGTCTTTATGCCAATTAGTGACCCAGCAGGGGGCTCGCCTGTGTccagctccccctctcctccctttgGTCAGTCTGCTGCTGTGAGTCCCACTTTTATATCTCGCTCTGCTCAGCCTTTAACCTTCACCACTGCCACTTTCGCTGCTACAAAATTTGGCTCAACCAAAATGAAAAGCAGTGGCCGTAACAACAAGGTGGCTCGGGCCTCCCCCACCAGCCTTGGCTTGAATGTGAATAACCTGCTGAAGCAGAAAGGCTTGTCAACATCCATGCACTCTCTCTATGGGCTTGGCGTGGGTGTGGGCAGCCAGCAGCAACAGCAGAAGACTTCAGCCCTCTCCCCTAATGCCAAGGAGTTTATTTTCCCTGGCATCCAGGGGCAGGGTGGTAGTGGTGCAATATTCCCAGGGGAGAGCTCCGTGAACATCAGTCCTCTCCAGTATGGGAATGCCTTTGACATGTTTGCCTATGGAGGCCTCAGCGAAAAATCCTTTATGGAAGGCCTGAGTTTCAGCCTTGGTAACATGCAGTATTCTAACCAGCAGTTCCAACCTGTCATGGCTAATTAG